The proteins below are encoded in one region of Pristis pectinata isolate sPriPec2 chromosome 37, sPriPec2.1.pri, whole genome shotgun sequence:
- the LOC127586629 gene encoding P2Y purinoceptor 3-like: protein MYENVTSPLVDNGSSQDLHHSASNSCNNDESYKYVFLPVCYTYTCILSLALNSIILCSILKRRKEWNCSLIYMFNLALTDFMYGLSLPFLIASYIMHDVWVFGDFTCRLVRFLFYFNLYCSIFFLTCISFHRYLGICHPMKTITMETKKTARVVCVLVWLVVLALTSPIFHFAKTADSNNATNCWDDALDTEYPHYVPYGIILHSVGFFLPFSIIAWCYSRVIKTIFKTINNEEFKSAVPGLEKRRKSIKTILTITLLFALCFLPFHVTKTIFLINKAVPDVACSTKRVVTICYKVTRPLASFNAWLNALLYFLTKDKWPQNCLKPKKNDDSKSSWNIFKPFNHLTSPA from the coding sequence ATGTACGAGAATGTCACAAGCCCGCTGGTTGATAATGGGTCGAGCCAAGACCTCCACCACAGCGCCTCGAACTCCTGTAACAACGACGAGTCCTACAAGTACGTCTTCCTGCCCGTGTGTTACACCTACACGTGCATTCTCAGCCTGGCCCTCAACTCCATCATCCTGTGCAGCATCCTCAAGAGACGGAAGGAGTGGAACTGCTCGCTGATCTATATGTTCAACCTGGCCCTGACGGACTTCATGTACGGCCTGTCCTTGCCTTTCCTCATTGCCAGTTACATCATGCACGATGTCTGGGTCTTTGGTGACTTCACCTGCCGCCTGGTGCGATTCCTTTTCTACTTCAATCTCTACTGCAGCATTTTCTTCCTCACCTGCATCAGCTTCCACCGCTACCTGGGCATCTGCCACCCCATGAAGACCATCACCATGGAGACGAAGAAGACCGCCAGGGTGGTGTGCGTGTTGGTGTGGCTGGTGGTGCTAGCCCTGACCAGCCCCATCTTCCACTTCGCCAAGACGGCAGACTCCAACAACGCCACCAACTGCTGGGATGACGCCCTCGACACCGAATACCCGCACTACGTCCCCTATGGGATCATCCTGCACTCGGTGGGGTTCTTCCTGCCCTTCTCCATCATCGCCTGGTGCTACTCCCGTGTGATAAAGACCATCTTCAAGACCATCAACAACGAGGAGTTCAAGTCGGCTGTGCCGGGCTTGGAAAAGCGGAGGAAGTCCATCAAGACTATCCTCACCATCACCCTGCTCTtcgccctctgcttcctgccgtTCCATGTGACCAAGACCATCTTCCTGATCAACAAGGCTGTGCCGGACGTGGCCTGTTCCACCAAGAGGGTGGTCACCATCTGCTACAAGGTCACCAGGCCGCTGGCCAGCTTCAACGCCTGGCTCAATGCCCTCCTCTACTTTCTCACCAAGGACAAGTGGCCCCAGAACTGCCTGAAGCCCAAGAAGAACGATGATTCTAAGTCCTCGTGGAACATCTTCAAACCGTTCAACCATCTGACGTCGCCAGCCTGA